TCATGTCGTCCATCGCCGCGCCGGGAGCCCCGGTATCGTCGGCCATGACAATGCGACGGTTGAAGTAGATGTTCTCGTTTTCACCGCGAGTGCGCTTGGTCACCTCCAGCTTGATGTTGAGAAGCTGCTCGAGGTGGCCCGGCAGGTCGGAGAGCTTCTGAAGCTGCAGCCCGCAGGTGTAGAGGTCCTGCTTGAGCCACTTGATGTTCTCGTTGCTGGCCATGACGTTGTTGCGCCAGAGCAGACGGCCCTTGTGGGTCGGCGCGAGAATGCGCAGGGTCCACTTGAGCATTGGATTGCCCGAAGTCTGGGCGCGGGTCAGTTCGACCCGGTCGACGTTGACCTGGTATTTACCGTCGGGGACAGCCTCGAACTCGCGTTCCTCGACTTCGGCGGTTTCGAAGGC
This genomic interval from Desulfocurvus vexinensis DSM 17965 contains the following:
- a CDS encoding DUF669 domain-containing protein, with product MEHYENQSNSNLDLAQFDDAFETAEVEEREFEAVPDGKYQVNVDRVELTRAQTSGNPMLKWTLRILAPTHKGRLLWRNNVMASNENIKWLKQDLYTCGLQLQKLSDLPGHLEQLLNIKLEVTKRTRGENENIYFNRRIVMADDTGAPGAAMDDMIPF